Part of the Melitaea cinxia chromosome 6, ilMelCinx1.1, whole genome shotgun sequence genome is shown below.
TCCACTTGAAACCTTTAAAAGTATAACTTCTACAACTATAGTTGTATCAcctttacatattataatttgtataagtGCTAAATACtacatttagtttttaattaaattctcaATTTACTTACCTAGATACATCTCCAAGGAGTTCCTCGCTAATCCCGTAGCTAAGCCGCCGATTATTTTGCTGACAGTCGATATGAGACCCAGCGTAGCGTCTTGCCATTTTAATCTTCGACTAAACAAACTTATCGATATTAAAGCACCTGGAATGTTTTCAAAGTAAACTTTGTGAAATTACCTGAATTATGTGAATGTGAAATTATGTGAATGAATGTGAATAGTAACTAGatacatatacaattatacatatatatgaggTATTCAATGCCAAATCGGCCAATTTGGAGAACGAATCCTTTCGATTTGCCTAAAAGTTTTAAGTTCAGTTTAAAGTTTTTCTAccctttgaatttttttttatatccaacacaaaaaaattgtgacgttcacaaaaaaaaattgcttttgtattttcaaatagtcacatctttttttttaattgaaattttagtatcttatttgaagttatatttatttggcgcgttagggaaaaatgatgagtgtaaatttttacgatgcgcgcgcacaccgtcacaaaaaaaaaacgacacccTGACagtagtcaacgaagaagaagttagcaacgtgaagttagctagccaatgaagatAGATAAgtacacacatactttttttaattttcgatttttaaatgaatttttcgaaaacgtagacaaaaaatttaacacgattaaatatatttataaatattatatattttaaaactgtgtatttttttaaacgcgaGTTGGCGCAAAGTTCTtaacactggtttgtggctgttacgccggcgtttgcgggttcgatccccgcacacgacaaacattagtatctattggccatacagatgtttgccatggtttAGATGTTTGCCATGTtttaggtgtttgtgcagtccttgtggctTGACTTCCCCAGCGTGCTTTGGAGAGcaggttaagccgtcgatcccggtttttatcatgtacacctgatagcgatcgttactaatagtagggaatatattcgccaacccgaattggagcagcgtggtggattaagctctgatgaaCAAGAAATACATTTGAGCGCCTTTTTAAAGTCAGCTGAAACAGacttgattaaaataattatattgttaaacaAGTCCTTTTAAGATTCTTTGTCATAAGTCtttgctaaaaatatattttatttaggaggTCATTTTTGAAACTAATTAAGTATACTTTTTTACAGTTGTACTTTCTACAACATTCGAAAGTCAATATGTTTGTAGTgggatattttttcaaataaatatgaaaaaatatttttgatgaattaactttatataagaCCCTAAGAATAATACTACTTCGAAAAACGATATTCGATTTTGAGTTtcagtgtattataaaaataataaccttTTTTCAGAATACAACTTAAATGTAgctcaatattaaaatattatttatactaatgtttataaaaaataataatcaaaataagtttaaatgtACTTACCGAGAAAATGTACTAATATGTAGAATGTATTATAGAAGCTGTATTTAAGCGCATCCCAGTTGAAACGATTGCGAGTGAAGAGATAGCGTACGGTGTACTCACCTGGATAAATTCTTTAAtatcatttacatttataatatttaaaaaaataaaataaaatcacaaagaagtttttatttgcatcgtttatttttatgatcTAAACGAGTATCtggttgaaaatattttttttttaatttttattgacgtgtcttgtttgaaattaaatttagagtGTGGGTAGGAATAAAATAtggttaaaaatgttttgaataacAAAATGCTTTAAAAGAGAGatgtaatatttgaaaattcgTTTTTTACTACTGTTTCGAATTAGTGTTCATATGTTTATTaatacttcaaaatatttaaaaaaaaatctctgttTTACCATAATGTGCTGTTCGCAAAATATGATTATTCTAGTAAtactttttacaataaaattatcgtATTTTTATGACGACTCGTTCACGCACTGGCTGTAGCGTTGACGGTCGGGGGTTCGACCTTCGTCATAacctatatatgtatacgtCATTGTTTTTAGTGATCGTGgtttatgcttgtgttttatatgtgtgtgcgtgtggaCCGCTGATAGTACCTAGAGTAAATTTTTGGTGACTTTTACGTGTGAGTATACTAATAAGATGATTATACATACCATAACTTGGTCCGTATATAAATGCAATGGAAGACAATATCAAAATGGATTTCACTCTCCGATTGTTGGGTCCTTTCTTAAATGCTACAGTGACTGTATCTTTAACATGTCGGATGTTAAAAAATGACTTTACTGATGCAAATAAACCTAGTTTTTCCTGAAATAACTTTTAacgtaaatatttcaaaatattaatcattCGAGTAATTTTCATTATGGAAAAATAGAGCATAGTAATctaaatattcaaaatcaaaattaaaatcaaaaacagctttatttaaataggccaCAAGAGCACTTCCGAGCGTCATTTTGTTAATTTGTGAGTACtcaaattactatttataagtTATCTGTGCTGATTGATATAATTAGTCTGTGGTCTTTGTTTTAGTCTGTACCATTGTTGTACTctgtgtaatattaatttaaatatatctctTCCGTTTTGGTCAGCACAAGTAAAAGCACGTTTTATTGAAAACtcttaattataacatattttacaaattagaactttaaaaataaattattaatttaaatggttACCACTTACCTTTTCTTCGTCTAATTTCGGCTTCTCAGGAtcttttatatagaaataccCATGGCATATACTAAAGCAGAATAGTAGAGAACTCAAGGAGAAGACACCATAATACCCTATGTGTTTCAGTAGTATTCCACTCAGTGCCGTTCCAATTGGGACTCCAGCAGTTAAGCAAAGGTTAGCAATGCCAACCCTGAAAGTCCTTGTTTCTTCACAAGACATCTCACTTATATAACTAAATGCACCCATGTATGTCGTTATCCAACCACCAGTAATCGCTGGCAAGAATGCCtcaagaaacattgttatttgaactggtatttcataaaaataataagcgtTAAGAATATTACTCAAGCACATCAATAAATCTCCGAATACAGGTAGTATgatacaaatttttctttttcgagTTCTATCACTCCATGCTCCTATGAATAGAATCAAGAAACTCGGTATTGCGGTTAAAATAATGTTCTTCCATGCTTCCATAGAAGCTATAAGTTGCTGTACCATTAGTTCTTCTCTTTGGTATTTTGTGCCTTCTTTAGCTATGAGTGCGTTGCACACA
Proteins encoded:
- the LOC123654686 gene encoding proton-coupled folate transporter-like, which codes for MSSKEEEPLKAVKNIKKKTLKEKIVYIKENITLEPVLITYVIPGVLARLATQNLNLDKACRVNLKYGDAVCNALIAKEGTKYQREELMVQQLIASMEAWKNIILTAIPSFLILFIGAWSDRTRKRKICIILPVFGDLLMCLSNILNAYYFYEIPVQITMFLEAFLPAITGGWITTYMGAFSYISEMSCEETRTFRVGIANLCLTAGVPIGTALSGILLKHIGYYGVFSLSSLLFCFSICHGYFYIKDPEKPKLDEEKEKLGLFASVKSFFNIRHVKDTVTVAFKKGPNNRRVKSILILSSIAFIYGPSYGEYTVRYLFTRNRFNWDALKYSFYNTFYILVHFLGALISISLFSRRLKWQDATLGLISTVSKIIGGLATGLARNSLEMYLAVAIEIFNATSFTALRAISSKLVTSDELGKMISIFNLTEVLTSMVFGPIYSWIYMMTLKIDAGVIYYCSTVLTIPPVIIFTWFYIQDKKETIREGDDVHYEKGSTEPKNKRNPDTLVNSVDLNEGLCFIE